The following proteins are co-located in the Choristoneura fumiferana chromosome 23, NRCan_CFum_1, whole genome shotgun sequence genome:
- the LOC141440821 gene encoding uncharacterized protein: MATSYSLLILACAIPTVFSVRCYQCASSQNLLEDNCGAYKTFDKDSHIAVDCYSEETNIQGAFCMKLTQQGPKGFIWDGRWRQVIRRCASIADTGVTTVCNWGVYDNGVYWEECYCASDECNGSSFISSSIALTLSTVVVVFLHKYVL, from the exons atgGCGACTTCGTACAGTTTATTGATATTGGCCTGCGCGATACCAACGg tttttagcGTACGCTGCTATCAATGTGCATCATCTCAGAATCTCCTAGAAGATAATTGTGGGGCATACAAGACTTTTGACAAAGACAGCCACATTGCTGTAGATTGTTATAGTGAAGAAACTAACATACAAGGAGCATTTTGTATGAAACTGACTCAACAAGGACCTAAaggttttattt ggGATGGACGATGGCGTCAGGTGATCCGACGCTGTGCATCCATTGCTGATACTGGTGTAACTACGGTCTGCAACTGGGGAGTTTATGATAATGGCGTCTACTGGGAAGAGTGCTACTGCGCATCTGATGAATGTAACGGTTCTTCTTTCATCTCTTCGTCCATTGCACTGACTTTAAGTACTGTTGTTGTGGTATTTTTGCACAAATATGTTTTGTGA